In Candidatus Goldiibacteriota bacterium, the sequence GATAATGTCCACCGGCCGATATTTTTGTCATTTGCGTCCGCGGATGAATTAATTGAAAAGAATAATCTTCTGTTTCTTGCTGATTTTACCGCCTTTAAAGGTAATGAAATCAGCGCTTATGATAATTATATCGGCCCTACTTCCGCTTTTATCTTCTGGGAGCCTTTAAAAAACAGGGAATATAAAGGAGGCATTTTCTTTTCCCCTGTATATTTAAGGGCGGATGCCGGGAAACCCGGTTATATTACTGAAAGCAGGCAGTATCTTATCGGCGTAAGAGCCGGCAATCAGGTATTCAGGGGAGCGCTTGGATGGATACTTGATGAAAATTCGGATGATGCCGGGTTTGTTCACGCTAATTTTTATGGGTTTGACCTTATGGCATCGGTAAATTTTTCCGGCAATCTGACAGATCTAAATTTTATAAAACTGTTTGAAACCGGGCGCGCCGGAAGAATAGGCCCTGTAATTTCATATTACGGATTTTATGACACGTTGAAAGCGGGTGTGATATGGGACAGGATTATGCCGGCTGATTTTATTGAACTGTCAGCGGAAGGAATGGCTGATGTATACAACAGGGGGCTTGGCGCGGGAATGTCGTATATTAGTGCTGCGGCATTATTTAAGTTTGAAAATGACCTGGCTTTGAAAATAGCAGGTTCGTATTCTGAAGAGTATTTTTATGAAGGATTGTGGGGAGGGCAGGTACAAATAGCCGTTTTTAATAATTTTTTTATTGCTGCATCGTATAATTATAATGACAGTATTGTCATGAATCCGCTGAGAAATCAGCTGTTTTTATCTGTGCGGGTTTCCGCTTCTATAGCATATGAAAAACAGGGGACTGCCGTATCTCCGGCAGAAAGCGTGATAAAAGATAATTTATCGGATAAAACAATAGGGGTTGAAAGTTTCATATTTGACCAGAATTTAAAAACAAAAGACGCAATGCGAAGCCATTTAAAGAATGGTTTTGTTTCCACAGCATCAGTCATAACCGCAGCTGCAGCAGGCGGGCTTGTTTTAATATTAGGAACACCGCAGGACGCGTCATACGCCGCCGTAGGCGGAGCACTGCTTGGGTATTGGCTTTCGCCGTCGTTGTTTGAAATAGTATATTAAAAGACTATCCCATAAACTTTTAACCCATATCCAATAAATAAAAACGTTTCGTATTGTTTTTTGTTTGTTTTAATGTTTGGTAGCCGCATCCTTTTAGGGCGCGCGTCTTTGATTATTTTTAACGGATAAATTTGATTATATATGCAATGAAAACCAACTACCGCGGGCTAAAGACCCGCGTCTACCAGGTCTAAACCGACCCTCCGACCTTCCGTCCCTCCAAGCGTCCAAGCCTCTAAGCATCCAAGCGTCTATCTTATCTCCTGTTCCTATGTATATTCTTATCCCTTTTTTTCTCGCGTTCTTTCATTTCTGATACTTTATCCATGCAGTCCTGGCACAGGGTGCCTTTTTTCAGTTCCTTGCCGCACAACCGGCATTTTAACTGCTCGGGCGGGTCTGTCATACGCAGGCTTCCGGATTTGACAAAGCGAAGTATCTGCATAGGGTCAACGCCTGTCCTGTTGGACACTTCCATGACATTGGCAAGAGGGAAGCTTCTAAGGTAATCAGTAACTGTTTTCAAGTCTTTGGCTTCCAGCACCATACAATCCGGGCATATATAAGTAATCTTTTCCGGGCTGAAAACCTTACCGCATCTTGAACAGTTAACTATCGCCATTATCGCTCCTGTTATTTTATGCTTTGATTATATAACATTTTTAACCGGCATCCAAACCAATTATTTCACGGGTTTAAAATATTCTGCAACCGTGATATACTCTTAAATAATAAAATATGAAACAACAGGAAACAGGAGAGTTTATGAAAGGGAAGCTTATTGTTTTTGAAGGGCCGGAAGGGTGCGGTAAGTCAACCCAGGCAGAGATGGTTTTTGATTATTTACAGAATAATGATGTCAAAGCCGTGCTTTTAAGGGAGCCGGGCGGAAACGCAATATCGGAAAAAATACGCTCCATAATTCTTGACCCTGCCCATAAGGCAATGACCAAAAAGACGGAACTTTTGCTGTACATAGCCAGCAGGGCGCAGATAATAGAAGAAAAATTAAAACCGCTTTTAGACGGCGGCACTACCGTAATACTTGACCGTTTCAGCCTGTCCACGCTTGTTTATCAGGGTTACGCGCGCGGGCTGGATAAAAAACAGATAAAGATGCTGAACGGTTATGTGGCCAAAGGCGTAAAGGTTTTTATGACTGTGGTTTTTGATGTGTCGGCGTCAGAAGCGAAAAAAAGAATGAGTAAAAGGGAAAAACACGACAGGTTAGACGCTGAAGCTGCGGCTTTTCATAAGAAAGTAAGGGCCGGTTATCTGGCAGAAGCCGCCAAAAATAAGTCTATTTACCTTATAAAGACGGACGGTAAATCAAAAGAAGAAATTTTTGATGAAACTATAAAACTGCTCTGCAAAAAGAGGGCATATTAATGGCCATTAAAGATATCGCCGGCAATGGACTTGCCAAGACGTCACTGCTTTCTTATGTGAAATCCCCCAAAACAGGCACTTCATATATTTTTGCGGGCGAGGAAAATACCGGAAAAAAATATTCCGCGATACAGTTTGCAAAGGCATTAAACTGCGAAAATCCCATGCCGGATTCCGACTGCTGTGACGCGTGCTCCAGCTGCAAACTGTTAGACAGGGTCTTTTCGGCGCTTGATGAGGACGGCATGCAGTTAAACCCGCATCCGGATGTGCTGTATATAAATACCGAAAAAGCCAATATTGTAATTGACATGGTACTGGACAAGCTTCAGGAAATAAACGCTTACAGGGCTATAAAACTTAAAAAGAAAATTGTTATCATGAATGACGCGGAAAAGATGAATAACGTGGCTTCCAATGCCATCTTGAAGGAACTGGAAGAACCCAATGAAAACGCGGTAATAATCCTTATTGTGAATAACCAGGAAAAACTGCTTCCCACCATAATTTCCAGGTGCCACAGGGTGGAAATTAAACGGGCGCCTGTTCAGGAAATAAGGGCTAAACTGAAAGTAGTTAAACCTGAACTTACCGGGGAAAAACTTGAAGAAGCGGTGCTTTTCTGCGAAGGCAAAATAGGGGATGCTTTTGATTACGAGGGAATAAAAGAAAAGGTGGCTGCTGCCGCGGGTATTGCAAAGGTGATTTCGGGGAAAACAGACAATATAGAAGGGATATTTCTAAAGGTGCAGGAGCTTGAAACCGCTAAAAAAGCCAAAAAAGAGGATAAAGACGGCAACACAAGGGTTTTTTTCCTTGATATTTTGAAGATATTATCATATATTTATAAGGATTTAATGCTGGCAAAGGCCGGCGTAAAGGATGTATTAAAACAGAAGTATTCCATTAATTCTTCGGAAATCCGTGAATTAAGCGAAAAAAAGCTTGTTAATATAATAGGGCTTATAGAGTCGGCACAGCGTGACCTGATGGCAAACGCCAACACGGGTCTTTTATTTTCAGGGCTGTTTTTCGGCATTCGAAAGGAAGGTTTACGAAATGATTGAAATTGTAGGGATAAAGTTTAAGGATGACGAAAAGATATATTATTATAATCCAAGCAAACTTCACCTTGAAAAAGGCGAAAAGTGCCTGGTGGAAACCATAGACGGCGAACGGGAAGCGGAAGTGTCGCTTGCTAATTTCTATATAGAGCCGGATAAACTTTACGCGCCTGTCAGAAGGGTTGTTAAATATCTGACAGACAAGCAGGAAATATTCGAGCAGAAGAAAGCCAGAATGGAAGAGAAAGCAAAAGAGTTCTGCGCAAAGAGGATTGAAGGAAGAAAGCTTCCGATGAAACTTACGGAAGTTAATTATACCGATGACCTTAAAAAAGTTGTGTTCTTTTTTGTAGCGGAAAACAGGGTGGATTTCAGGGAACTTTTAAAGGACCTTGTTAAGACACTGCGCGTAAAAATTGAACTAAGGCAGATAAGCCGCAGGGAATACGCCAAGAAGATAGGCGGCGTTGGCATCTGTGGAAGGGTGTGCTGCTGCAAACAGTACCTTAAATCGTTTTCTCCCATAACAATTAAAATGGCTAAAGTTCAGGGGCTGCCGCTTAATCCAACCAAAATATCCGGCGTGTGCGGCAGGCTTTTATGCTGCCTGGCATATGAAAAATACGATTCGCCGGTAAGGCCTGTTGTCCAATACTATGATGCCGGCGTTGACACAAAAGAGATAAAAAAACTTGATGACGCTGAAGCTGACGTAAGCTAAAACGCTTATGATGAACACCCTTAAATAAACGCCGTAAAACGGGGCGGTATTTTTTTATTTGCGGGGCGGAAGTTCACGATAAAAACGGAGGATAAATGAAAAAGTTTTATATTACAACTGCCATAGATTATGCCAATTCCAAACCTCACGCCGGGCACGCTTATGAAAAAGTGGTGACGGATATTATGGCGCGTTATAAAAGGCTGCGCGGATATGACGTGGCTTTCTGCACCGGCACCGATGAACACAGCTTAAATGTGCAGGCAAAAGCAAAGGAATTAAACAAGGATCCAAAAGAGTATTGTGATGAAATGGTTGTGGCTTATAAGGAACTCTGCGCGCTGTATAACATTTCAATTACCGATTTTATTCAGACCACAGAAGAACGCCATCACAAGTCTGTTGCCGAACTGTTTAAGCGCATTTATGACGCGGGTGATATTTACAAGGGCAAATATGAAGGGTGGTACTGCAAATCGTGCGAAGCTTTTTACAATAAGACTGACCTTACGGAAGACAACTGCTGCCCCACGCATAAAGTTAAGGCCGACCTTATAACGGAAGAAAATTACTTTATTAAAATAACAAAATATACGGACAGGCTTTTAAAACATATAGAAGACAATCCGGGTTTTATTGAGCCTGCCACAAGAAAAAACGAAATTCTGGCAATGTTAAAATCGGGATTCAGGGATATAAGCGTATCCAGGCCGGGTATTAACTGGGGCATTCCGCTTCCGGTAGACCCGTCACAGACTGTATATGTCTGGTTTGACGCGCTGATAAATTACATAACATCCGCGGGTTTTGCCACTGATGACGCAAAATTTAAGAAGTACTGGCCTGCAGATGTTCATATAATAGGCAAGGATATTACCAAGTTCCATTGTATAATTTGGCCTATAATGCTTATGTCCGCGGGGCTGGAACTGCCGGCAAAAGTTTTTGGACATGGCTTTCTTTTAAACAAAGGCGAAAAAATGAGCAAGTCGCGCGGTAATGTGGTTGACCCTGTAGAAATGGCGCAAAAGTACGGCGCGGAAGCCATAAGATATTATTTTGCCGCCGATGTGGTTAACGGCGAAGACGGCGATTTTAATGAAGACGCGATAAAGTTAAGTTTTAACACAAATCTTGCCAATGACCTTGGCAATTTAATTAACCGGTCGCTTAATATGGTGGAAAAATACAGCGAAGGGCTATCCGGTATATATGACGAAAGTGCCGCTGATGATAATATGAAACTGGTTGCATCCGAAGAAAAAGCGCTGTGGAAAAAATATGAAAGCTACATGGAAAAAATGAATTTTTCAGATGCTATAAAATCTGTTTGGAAAATAATTGGTATGTCCAACAAACTTATAGATCAGTCGGCGCCGTGGAACCTGTTTAAAAACGGGCAGAAAAAAGAGCTTGAAAATGTCCTTCATCTGCTGCTGGAAGCCATAAGGCTTACGTCGCTGGCAATTGCGCCTGTAATGCCGGCAACCGCGGAAAAAATATGGGTCAAGCTTGGAGTGACATACGACATGAAATCCCTTGACCTGGAAAAAGAGATGCAGTTTGGGCTTTTAAAAGAGGGGACAAAAGTGGCAAAAGGCGACCCGCTGTTCCCGCGTATTCAGAGCGAAGAAGAAAAGGAGAAAAATCTAAAGTCAAAGGCCAAGGGTTAAACCTTACAGCCAAAACTTATGATTTAATTTTAAATGATTGATACCCATATTCATATATGCGATGAAAAGTATGATACAGACCGCAAAGAAATGCTTCAAAGGGCAAGGCAGGCGGGTGTAAATAAATTTTTAAATATCGGCGCCGAAATTGAAGAAACAAGAAAAGTTGCGGTTTTTAAAGAAGAAGGGGTTTGGGCTGCCATAGGGCTTCACCCGCACTACGTGGATGTTTTAAATGAAGAAATAATAAATGAATTAAAAGGTTATCTGGCCGCAAATGACAGAATAGCGGCAGTAGGCGAAATAGGCCTTGATTATTACAAAAGTACGGTGGACAGGGCGGTTCAAAAAGCGGGATTTGAAAAACTTATTTTGCTTGCGCGGGAATTTGAAAAGCCGGTAATTATTCACAGCAGAGACGCGCATAGTGAAGTTATTGAAATTCTTGCGGCCAACAGGGTAAAGAGAGCGGGAATTATACACTGTTTCTCGGCTGATTATGAAGCAGCAAAGAAATTTATGGATTTAGGTTATGTTTTCGGGATAGGCGGGGTAATCACATTCCCCAATTCTTCGGTTTTAAGGGATGCGGTAAAACAGATTCCCATTGAAAGTATAGTGCTTGAAACAGACGCGCCGTGGCTTGCTCCTCAGAAATTCCGTGGGCAGAGGAACGAAGCTTCATACATCCCGGTTATTGCGGAAAAGCTTGCGGAAATTAAAGGTATGGATGTTAAGGAAGTTATAAGGATAACCACGGCAACCGCATGCAGGGTGCTTGGTATTTAAAAAGGAGAAATTATGTTAAAGCCATATATTAAGAAAGCTGCGGACCGTGAAAATCTTACGCCGCAGGAGATGAAAGAAGCTATGGAAATAATGATGACAGGAAAGTCAAGCGAAGTGCAGATAGCCGCGTTTTTAACCGCGTTAAAGATGAAAGGCGAAACCGTGGAAGAAATTTCAGCCGCGGCAATGGTAATGAGGTCAAAGGCCCATAATATTAAAATTGATAAGGAAATAATACTTGATACGTGCGGCACCGGCGGCGATTATGCGGAGACTTTTAACATATCTACGGCTGTATCTGTTGTGGCTGCCGCCTGCGGCGTAACCGTAGCCAAGCATGGAAACAGGGCTTTAACCAGCAAAAGCGGCAGCGCCGATGTTTTAAAAGCGCTTGGCGTTAATGTGGACGCAAGCCATGAAAATATAAAAAACAGTATTGAAAATATTGGTATCGGCTTTCTGTTTGCGCCGGGATGCCATATGGCTATGAAATACGCGGCGCCGGTAAGGCGCGAAATAGGCATAAGAAACATATTTAATGTTTTGGGCCCAATTATTAATCCGGCGCGCAATACGCACCACCTTATGGGGGTTTACGCGGGGTCGCTTACTGAAAAGATAGCGGCAGTTTTAAAAAATATGGGCAACGTGCATTCTCTTGTAATATGCGGCGACGGCAACGTTGATGAAGCCATATTATGGGGTAATACTTCAGTGGCTGAATTAAAAGACGGCAGGATAACCACTTATTCCATAAACGCGGAAGAGTTCGGGATTGAACCGTGCACACAGCAGGAAGTCAGGGGCAATTCCCCGGAAGAGAACGCGGTAATTATGTCAGAGGTTT encodes:
- the tmk gene encoding dTMP kinase, encoding MKGKLIVFEGPEGCGKSTQAEMVFDYLQNNDVKAVLLREPGGNAISEKIRSIILDPAHKAMTKKTELLLYIASRAQIIEEKLKPLLDGGTTVILDRFSLSTLVYQGYARGLDKKQIKMLNGYVAKGVKVFMTVVFDVSASEAKKRMSKREKHDRLDAEAAAFHKKVRAGYLAEAAKNKSIYLIKTDGKSKEEIFDETIKLLCKKRAY
- the metG gene encoding methionine--tRNA ligase translates to MKKFYITTAIDYANSKPHAGHAYEKVVTDIMARYKRLRGYDVAFCTGTDEHSLNVQAKAKELNKDPKEYCDEMVVAYKELCALYNISITDFIQTTEERHHKSVAELFKRIYDAGDIYKGKYEGWYCKSCEAFYNKTDLTEDNCCPTHKVKADLITEENYFIKITKYTDRLLKHIEDNPGFIEPATRKNEILAMLKSGFRDISVSRPGINWGIPLPVDPSQTVYVWFDALINYITSAGFATDDAKFKKYWPADVHIIGKDITKFHCIIWPIMLMSAGLELPAKVFGHGFLLNKGEKMSKSRGNVVDPVEMAQKYGAEAIRYYFAADVVNGEDGDFNEDAIKLSFNTNLANDLGNLINRSLNMVEKYSEGLSGIYDESAADDNMKLVASEEKALWKKYESYMEKMNFSDAIKSVWKIIGMSNKLIDQSAPWNLFKNGQKKELENVLHLLLEAIRLTSLAIAPVMPATAEKIWVKLGVTYDMKSLDLEKEMQFGLLKEGTKVAKGDPLFPRIQSEEEKEKNLKSKAKG
- a CDS encoding TatD family hydrolase, with protein sequence MIDTHIHICDEKYDTDRKEMLQRARQAGVNKFLNIGAEIEETRKVAVFKEEGVWAAIGLHPHYVDVLNEEIINELKGYLAANDRIAAVGEIGLDYYKSTVDRAVQKAGFEKLILLAREFEKPVIIHSRDAHSEVIEILAANRVKRAGIIHCFSADYEAAKKFMDLGYVFGIGGVITFPNSSVLRDAVKQIPIESIVLETDAPWLAPQKFRGQRNEASYIPVIAEKLAEIKGMDVKEVIRITTATACRVLGI
- the trpD gene encoding anthranilate phosphoribosyltransferase; the protein is MLKPYIKKAADRENLTPQEMKEAMEIMMTGKSSEVQIAAFLTALKMKGETVEEISAAAMVMRSKAHNIKIDKEIILDTCGTGGDYAETFNISTAVSVVAAACGVTVAKHGNRALTSKSGSADVLKALGVNVDASHENIKNSIENIGIGFLFAPGCHMAMKYAAPVRREIGIRNIFNVLGPIINPARNTHHLMGVYAGSLTEKIAAVLKNMGNVHSLVICGDGNVDEAILWGNTSVAELKDGRITTYSINAEEFGIEPCTQQEVRGNSPEENAVIMSEVFAGKRKDAYYRIIVYNSAIALYTADAAQTIKDGVIMAKEAIDSGRAADKLKQLVEYSNK